The Desmonostoc muscorum LEGE 12446 genome includes a region encoding these proteins:
- a CDS encoding Hfq-related RNA-binding protein, which translates to MITEFDTSLPSIRQVQSLIKQTTPAEFKLLTGDVITGRVLWQDPHCVCIVDENSEQTTIWKQAIAYIKPKTS; encoded by the coding sequence ATGATTACTGAATTTGACACCTCTTTGCCTAGTATTAGACAAGTTCAAAGCCTGATTAAACAAACAACCCCAGCAGAGTTCAAGTTGCTGACTGGCGATGTAATCACAGGAAGGGTTTTATGGCAAGACCCACATTGTGTATGCATTGTAGATGAAAATAGCGAGCAAACTACTATTTGGAAACAAGCGATCGCTTATATTAAACCAAAAACAAGTTAG
- a CDS encoding 4Fe-4S dicluster domain-containing protein encodes MIEIVNGDRCIGCDICVKVCPRDVFDSGADGLAVIARKSDCQTCFLCELYCPVDALYVSPHAEVDDQVDSEELIAQNLLGSYTRHMGWSRGKMGGTEKDPTRQLRGFNRVGRENEKVTPEAEGQGAGAEGKSCRYSGIH; translated from the coding sequence ATGATCGAAATTGTGAATGGCGATCGCTGTATTGGATGTGATATCTGCGTGAAAGTTTGCCCACGCGATGTATTCGATTCTGGAGCCGACGGGTTAGCCGTAATTGCTCGCAAGTCAGATTGTCAGACTTGCTTTTTGTGTGAACTGTATTGTCCTGTGGATGCTCTTTATGTGTCGCCTCACGCCGAAGTCGATGATCAAGTTGACTCCGAAGAGTTAATTGCCCAAAACTTGCTAGGTAGTTACACCCGTCACATGGGTTGGTCTCGCGGCAAAATGGGAGGGACTGAGAAAGATCCAACGCGACAACTCAGGGGTTTCAACAGAGTAGGACGGGAGAATGAGAAAGTCACACCAGAGGCAGAGGGACAGGGGGCAGGGGCAGAGGGTAAATCCTGTAGATATAGTGGAATACACTAG
- the dapF gene encoding diaminopimelate epimerase: protein MAIEFTKYHGLGNDFILIDNRSSSLPVVTPEEAIKLCDRHFGIGADGVIFALPGENGTDYTMRIFNSDGSEPEMCGNGIRCLAGFLADLEGESRNQDSYRIHTLAGVITPQILPNDQVKVDMGSPRLLAAEIPTTLTPAQEKVINQPLEVAGQTWEVTCVSMGNPHCITFVEDVAAIELETIGPKFEHHPVFPQRTNTEFIQVVRRDYLKMRVWERGAGITLACGTGACASLVAGVLTGKCDRTATVELPGGLLQIEWSEIDQRIYMTGPAERVFTGKLSQVSNSES from the coding sequence ATGGCAATCGAATTTACTAAGTATCATGGTCTAGGCAACGACTTTATTCTGATTGACAATCGCTCGTCTTCTTTGCCTGTAGTGACTCCAGAGGAAGCTATTAAGTTGTGCGATCGCCATTTTGGTATTGGCGCTGATGGTGTAATTTTTGCTCTACCTGGCGAAAACGGCACTGATTACACCATGCGGATTTTCAACTCCGATGGTTCGGAACCAGAAATGTGTGGTAATGGTATTCGCTGTTTAGCTGGCTTTTTGGCAGACTTGGAGGGTGAATCCCGCAATCAAGACTCATATCGCATTCATACCCTGGCTGGTGTGATTACACCCCAAATTCTACCTAACGATCAAGTGAAGGTGGATATGGGTTCACCCAGGTTACTTGCTGCTGAAATTCCTACTACCCTTACACCTGCCCAAGAAAAAGTCATTAATCAGCCCTTAGAAGTGGCAGGGCAAACTTGGGAAGTCACCTGTGTAAGTATGGGAAATCCTCACTGCATTACCTTTGTGGAAGATGTCGCCGCAATTGAGCTAGAAACCATAGGCCCGAAATTTGAGCATCACCCAGTTTTTCCCCAACGCACAAATACTGAATTTATTCAAGTAGTGCGCCGCGATTATCTGAAAATGCGCGTCTGGGAACGGGGTGCAGGGATTACCTTAGCTTGTGGTACTGGTGCTTGTGCTTCTTTGGTGGCTGGTGTGCTAACTGGAAAATGCGATCGCACTGCCACTGTAGAATTACCAGGGGGGCTATTACAAATTGAATGGTCAGAAATCGACCAACGAATTTACATGACAGGCCCAGCTGAACGGGTATTCACAGGTAAACTTTCTCAAGTCTCCAATTCTGAATCCTAA